Proteins encoded within one genomic window of Salifodinibacter halophilus:
- a CDS encoding cupin domain-containing protein — protein GRGRVEVAGLAPAEVTAGDALFIPADAAQRIANLGDDDLVFLAICTPRFVPECYEDLEPEAA, from the coding sequence CGGCCGCGGCCGCGTCGAAGTCGCGGGCCTGGCGCCTGCCGAAGTGACGGCCGGCGATGCGCTCTTCATTCCCGCCGACGCCGCGCAACGCATCGCCAACCTCGGCGACGACGACCTCGTGTTCCTCGCGATCTGCACCCCGCGCTTCGTGCCCGAATGCTACGAAGACCTCGAGCCGGAGGCCGCATGA